DNA from Candidatus Baltobacteraceae bacterium:
CGTTCCGGTGCCGGCTTACGAGCACGTCGGGCTCGGCAAAGCGTTCTCGCAGAGCATCGGCGAGTTCGAATATATTGCGGACGTAACGTTCGGCAGCATCGGCATGATCGTGATGCACTTCACGCAGTACGCCCCGCAGGTGTCGGGAGTGATCGGCATGGGTCAAGCCGCGACGACCATTCAAGATTTCGGATGGGGACCGTATTTGTGGCTGGCGGCGACCATTTCGTTCGCACTGGGACTCTTTAACTTGTTGCCCGTGCCCGCGCTCGACGGAGGCCGTGCCGCCTTCATCGTCGCCGAGCTCCTTCGTGGAAAACCGGTCGATCCGGAAAAGGAGGCAATGGTGCACGTCGCCGGCTTTGCGGCATTGATGGCGTTGATGCTGCTCGTCGCTTTTCACGATATCGCACGCATCGTCAGTGGAAATGGAGTAATGTAGTGGCCGTCCGCCTACGCCGTAAGAGCAAACCGATCTTCCTGCAGAATAAGACCGGTAAATCCGACGCAAAGAGTGTGTGGATCGGCGGCGACTATCCGGTCGTCGTGCAATCGATGACCACGACCGACACCGCGGATGCCGACAAGACGCTCGAGCAGATCTACGGCTTGGCGATGGAGGGCTGCGAAGTCGTTCGCGTCACGGTCAAGGACCCGCCCGACGCCGCCGGTTTACCCGCGATCGTCTATCGCTCGCCGGTGCCGATCGTCGCCGACATTCATTTCGATCACAAGATGGCGCTGGCGGCGATCGAAGCCGGCGTTGCGAAACTGCGTTTGAATCCGGGTAACATCCGCGACCCCAAGAAGGTCGCCGAAGTCGTCACCGCGGCAAAGGCTAAGGGCATTCCGATCCGCGTCGGCGTGAACATGGGATCGCTCGCGCCCGATCTCGAGAAGACCCTGGGACACTCGCCCGAGGCAATGGTGGAATCGGCGCTGCGCCACGTGGCGATGCTCGAAGAGCACGGACACGAAGACATCGCGATCTCGCTCAAGGCGCACGATGTCACGACGACCGTGCACGCCTATCGGCTGATGGATCGGCGCCTGCGCGAGCGCAACACGCCGTACGCGCTGCATCTGGGCATTACCGAAGCCGGCTTGTTGCGCGACGGCACCATTAAATCGTCGATCGGTCTGGGCATTCTGCTCTTCGAGGGCATCGGCGACACGATTCGCGTTTCGCTGGCTGCCGATCCGATCGAAGAAGTGCCCGTCTGCTGGAGCATGCTCAAGGCGTTGGGACTGCGCGAAAAGGGCTTCGAGATCACCGCGTGTCCGTCGTGCGGACGTGCCGAGATTTCGGTGCTCGAACTGGGACAAGCCGTCGAAGCGATTGCAAAATCGTATCAAGCGCCGGTGAAAGTCGCGGTTATGGGCTGTGTCGTCAACGGTCCGGGTGAATCGAAGATGGCCGACGTCGGCGTCGCCGGCGGTAAAGGCAAGGGCGCGATCTACCGCGCGGGTGAGCTCGTCGGCACGTATCCCGAAGACGAGCTGCTCGGCATGCTGCGTCTGGAAATCGAAAAGGTCATCGCCGAAAAATACCCCGCCTACTTGCACGAGATCGGCGCGAAGAGTTGACCTATCGAATCCCGAGTTGGCGTACGCTAACGGTGACGGCGTTCGTTGCGCTCGTCGCGTCGGCGCTATTAGCTTTCTCGCGACCCGCGGTGATGATGGTCGACGGGCAGCGCGTCGAAAGCGACGTCCCTCCCGTCACCACGACCGCGGATAAGGTGTTCGTGCCCCTGCGCTCGCTCGCAGAAGCGCTGGGTGCGCAGACCGACCTCGACGAAAAAGGGCGCATCGACGTCGTGCGGGGTAATCAGTCCCTGCGCGTGCGCGTCGGCGATACCCACGCGACGCTCAACGGCATGCCGCTGACGATGAAGCATCCACCGTTTCGCGTGCGCGGCCGCGTGATGATTTCGCTAAAAACCGTCGCTGCCGCTTTCGGCGTACGCGTGAGTTACGATCCGCGCACGCAGCGTATCGACGTGCTGACGCCCGGAATCGGTCAAGCCACGACCCCCGGCTCTACCGACACGACCCAGTAACCGCATTGTCATCCTGAGCGTAGGCGCGAAGCGCCGAAGTCGAAGGGCAGGCGAATCGCAGCGTTTGAGGCGCCTGCCCTTCGACTTCGCTCGCTGCGCTCGCTACGCTCAGGATGACAAGGCTAGCTAAGCGTACTCGGTGAGGCCTTCGGGTTCTTCGACGGGGACGACGTCGTCGGGATTGGATTTACGGAATCCGTAGCTGAAGAAGAAGATCAGACCGACGACCAGCGCGAGCAGGAACCAGGTCCACGTCGCGCGCGATAGACCAAAAACGGCCAGGAAAAGCGAGAACGCAATTCCGAGCAAGGGAAAGAGCGGCACGAAGGGGACGCGGAACGAGCGCGGCATATCCGGCTTGCGTTTGCGCAGATAGAGCACCCCGGCGCACACGACGGTAAAGGCGATGAGCGTTCCGATGTTCACGAGGTTGAGCAAGTTGTTGAGCGGCACGATCAACGCGAGCACCGCTACCGCGACGCCCGTGATCATCGTCGTGACCATCGGTGTCTGAAACTTTGGGTGAACGGCCGCGACGGCCGGCGGCAGCATGCCGTCGCGCGCCATGACGTAGAAGATCCGCGATTGCCCTAAAAGCGACGCAAGTGCGACGCTGGTGGTGCCCGCCAAAACGCCTACGGTGATGACGGCTGTGAAAATGGGTGAGTGCAGCGGCGCTAATGCGTAGACGAGCGGATTCTTGATCGGCACTTCGTTCCACGGAACCGCACCCACCAGCACGATTGCGGTCGCGCAGTAGATGATCGTGCCGATGACCAGTGCGCCGATGACGCCCACGGGAATGTCGAACTGGGGGCGCTTACATTCCTCCGCCGTCGTCGTCGCGGTGTCGAACCCAATGTAGCTGAAGAAGACGTACGCGCCGATCGCGATGATCCCGTACGGTTGCGCGGTCGACGAATAGTCTGCTACACCGCCGAACGGATGCAGCGTGCCCCAGCCGACGGGATTGAAGTTGGCGAAGTGGCCGGCGTGAAACAGGAGCGCGCCGGCGGCGATGAACACGAGCAGTGCTGAAATCTTCAATACGACGAAAATGTTGTTGACCGTTGCGGACTCGCGAATGCCGATCGACAGCAAGAGGCTCAGGCCGATAACGAAGAGGGCCGCGAGCACGTCGCATTGCGAATGGGCGAGATCCCAGCTGCCGAGTTGCCACCACGATCCGTTGACGACCAGGTTCGATTGCTGTGCCCACGTGGGAAAGGAGATGCCGATCGATTTGATCGCGTCTTGCAAAGCGGCGGAGAACTGCTGCGCGACCGGCGCGGCGCTGATGCCGTATTCGAAAATCAGCGCGAAGCCGATGATCCACGCAAACAGCTTGCCGAGCGTCGCGTACGCGTACGTATAGGCGCTTCCGGCGACGGGAACCATCGCGCCGAGTTCCGCGTAGCACAGGGCCGCGAAGAACGACGTGAGTCCCGCGAGCAAGTACGACACCATGACGGCCGGGCCGGCGCCTTTGACGCCGGTTCCGATGGTCGTGAAGATGCCGCCGCCGATCATCGTTCCTAGCCCGATGGCGACCAGGTCCTTGGCGGTGAGGGCGCGTTTGAGGATTTTGCGCGTGCCAAGCTCGCGCAGCTTATCGACGTTGGTCGTCGCGAATAGCTGGGAAACGAAGGACATTCGCCCACGGTTCGCAGAGGGGAGGGAAGCATCCCCCTCTCCGAATCGGTCAGCGTCAATGGAAGCAGATCCGTACGTTCGCATTCGCTCGAAAGAGCTCTATCGCAATCCGTGGCTAGCCGTCGAGGCGCACGAGATTCTTCATCCCAACGGCGAGCCGGGAGAGCACGTGCTCGTCGTCATTCCAAAGGCCTGCGCGGTCGTGGTGGAAGACGGCGACGATCTCATCTTCGCGCGACAGCCGCGCTTTGGAGCGCGTCGCAGTGTCGTCGAGATCGTCAAGGGTGGTCACGACCCGGGAGAATCGCCGCTCGAGTGCGCGCAGCGCGAGCTTCGCGAGGAGCTCGGTATCGTGGCGGCGTCGTGGACGGAGCTGGGCAGCTTGTTCGAGATCCCGTCGATCGTGAACGAGCCGCTGACGCTGTTCGTCGCGCGCGACCTCACGTTCGAGGCGGCCACGCCCGAGCGCCAAGAGAGCATCGAGCTCGTCCGCTATCCCATTCGTACCGCGCTTCACTACGCGCTCGACGGCGTTATTGACGATGCCGTGACGGTTGCGGCACTCTTCCGTTATGCCGCTACGAAGGGATTCGTCCGGCCGCCGTCGTGAAGAGACAGGTCGTGCGCAGAATTCAGGCGGCTTTCTATGGCGCGCTCGTCTTGGTGACCGGAGCAATTTCGGCCATCCTGGCGCACGTCGTCATCGACGTTGCCGGCGATTATCTGCTGCCGCACGACGCCTACGACGGCATGGAGCATCACTCGCGCGCCGTCTTCGCGGCAATCACCGTTACGTTGACGGCCGTCGTCGCGCTGCGCTTTCTCTGGGAAGCCCTGGATCGCCGCTGCACGTCGCTGACCGAGCTTCTGCGCGGTCTGCGCGCCGCGCGCGGCGCATCGCCGTGGCGATTCGTCGCGCTGGTCGTGGCCGTTGCGTTCGCCGCACTGCTGGCGATGGAGTACGCCGACGCGCTGAGCGATCGCGTCGTCGTCAACGGATTCGAGGATCTGCTCGGCGGTTCGTTTTGGCTTGGTATGAGCAGCGTGACGCTCGTGAGCGTCGCGGTAGCCTGGTGCGTACGCTTTGCACTTCACGCACTTGCCGATTGGGAACCCGTCATCGCGGCCCTTGTCGAGCGGCTGCTGGGCCGGCGCAGTCACCGGTCGCCGTCGCTCGCGACGCACGAACCGCTCACCATCACGCTCGACGGCGCTTGCCGTCTCGCGCGGCGTTCCGGAAAACGCGCACCGCCGCTCTTCACTCCCGCTTGATCTAACACATACAGCACCTTTTCCGGGAGTGTCCATTTGCAACGCCTCATCAGGCGCGTGTCTCGGACGGCACGCGCGTTCTCACTGCTTGCAGCGATAGTACTGCTCTTCGCGGTGCGCGCCCTCGCCGACGAGCATCACGACAACCACGAGCATCGCGACGTGCACGGAACCGTCGCGACGAGCGATGGCAATCCGATCGCCAATGCCAGCATTACGCTCAACGGCGGCCGGAAAATCGTTCGCGCGACGAGCGACGTGCGCGGGCGGTTCGAGCTCAAAGAGGTTCGGGCGGGCACGTATTTGATTTCCGTCGTGGCGCCGGGATACAGCCCGATCTCGGGGCGCACCATCGACGTCGGGGGCGATCGCGAAACGCGGCTGTCGCTCGTTATGGAACCGGAGACGACGAGCTCACTGACCGTGATCGGCGACGTCATCTCAAACGCCGGCTCGACCGTGTCCACGTCGTCCGCACCGAGCGTCAACATCAACGCGCAGACGGCGGCCGCCCAGGGAACGACGTCGGTGAGCGACATGCTCTGGGGAGAGATGGGGACGACGCCGTCGCTGCCGCTGGGCGGTGGAAGCAACGCAATCGTCAGCATGGCCGTGCGCGGTCCCGATCCAACCGAAACGCTCGTGGATATCGACGGGCATCAAGTCAACAACGGCAACACCGGCGACTTCGATCTCTCGCTGCTCGATCCGGCGGCGCTGGCCGACGTGCAAGTCGTCTACGGCATTTCGCCGTCGTCGCTGGTCGGACCGAACACGCTCGGCGGAGCGGTCAACATCGTTACGCTTCAACCCAGCGCCCAGCCGCAAACCCTGCTGCGCGGATTTTTGGGGTCGTTCGGCAGCACAGGCCAGACGCTGCAAACGACTGGAAGCAGCGGACGCTTCGGCTATGCCGCATCGTTGCACCGGGCGACGTCGCTCGGCAGCGTCAATCAATCGGTGGTGAACTCCGACGGCGACGCTGCAACCGTCGGGAGCGACTTCTTCGGCGAAACGATGCTCTCGAAACTGCGTTACCAGCTCGGCGACGGATACGGGTATCTGCAGCTGAGCGTCCGCGATCAGGCCGTCAACGAAGATCTCTCGTCGCTGCTCACCAACTATACTCCTTCGGGCTTCGGCGGCGGCGACGACGCGATCGCGCGATTCGCGCCGCACGACGACCCGAGCGACGGCGGTTATCAGACGTTCGCGGGAACGTCGATGGCGTCGCATCAAGCGAACTACGGATTCGATGCCGTCGTTCCGCTAGGGCCCTCGATCGACGGCGGCGCACCGGCGACGACGTTGTCGTTTAGTCACTTGACGACCTTGGCGCAGCAATCCGTCGACGGTCCGGGGGCGCAGACGAGCCCGTACCTGTACAATCAGCGCGATCTGCTCGGCGACGATTGGATGCAGGTCGATCATCAGTTCGCCAAAGGCGATCTCTCGCTGAAGTACGACCTGTTGACCGAGGCGATGTCGACGCAATACGTGCCGGGTGCCGTGAGTGCCGACGTCATCGGGATCGGCCTGCCGAGCACCGCAAAGCAGCAAGGACCGCTCGATATTCCGCTTGCCCAGACGCAGCGGTATATCGTCGCGCGATACGACGGCAATCCGAGCACGTTCTTTCACTACTCGCTAGCCGCGTACGACAGCACGTTTAGCACCTTCGGTCATCACACCGACCCCCGGGCGGGCGTCGTTTGGACGCCCACGTCGCGGACGTCGGTTCGTGCGTCGGTCGGAACGACGTTTCAAGTCCCGCAGTTGTCGTCGCTGTTCGTGCCGCCGGTGCCTCCTCCGCCGTCGGGCGGCGTGATTTCAATCGGCAATCCAAACCTCAAACCGGACTTCGCGACGGAATACGATCTGGGCGCGGAGCAAATCTTCGGTCAAGACGGAAGCCAGCTGCATCTGTCGGCCGACGTCTACCGGACGAACATCCGAGCGGCGATCAACATCCTGGCAGTCACTCCACAACCGGGATGCAAGAAGCACTGCCCCATAGTGATGCCCATCAACGCAGGCGATCAGGTCTATCGCGGCATCGACCTTCACGCCGAGCAGCAGCTGGGCAAGCAATACCGTCTTCGTTTCGGATGGAGTCTGGATAGTTCGTACTTTTCGAAGGTACCGGCGAACGTTCAGGACGGGACGATCGTCGTGGGCGAGCAAACGCTGGGCGAACCGCTCCACAAAGCGTATCTCGGCATCGAACGCGACGTCCAGCGCGGATGGGTGTACGGCGCCGATCTCGATTGGGAAGGAACGTATAACGAGCTCAATCGCTCGCCGTACGCTACGCTAGACGCGCACGTCGCCTACCGGACGAACCGTTTCGAAATCGGCGCCTACGGAACCAACCTGACCAACGTGTATGCCAATCCGTTCACGGTCATCGGCGGCGGCGTTCTCTACGGATCGCTGCCGGGAACGCCTACGATCCCGACGGACGCGTACGTGTTACAGGGCGCGAAGGTCGTCTTCGTCGTGACGGACAGAATGTAGCCGCGTTTACTCCGGAGGGCGCGTCGTGGGATTCCAAAGATACTCCGGCTCCCCCAGCGAGTCGTTAATCCAGCGCGACCACACGAAGAGCGCGTCGGAAAGACGATTGAGATAGCGCAGCGCGTCCTCGGAAATGCCTTCCTCCTTCTCGCGCAAGGTGACGAGGTGGCGTTCGGCGCGGCGGCAGATCGTGCGTGCGAGATGCAGATGCGCCCCCGGCAGCGATCCGCCGGGAAGAATGAACGTGTCGAGCGGTACGAGGTCGTGCTGGGCTTCGTCGATCGCGCGTTCGAGCGCCGCAGCGTCATCGGCATCGACGAGCGGCATGCCTTCCCAGCGATCCTTCGGCAACGTTGCGAGTTCGCTGCCGAGATTGAACAGCTCGTCCTGCGTCCACGCGAGCCACGCGTCTAAGCGCGCCGCGCGCGGGTTGTCGCGCAACGGCCGGAGCGCCGATCGCACGACGCCGATCGCGCTGGAAAGCTCGTCGACCGTGCCGTACGTTTCGATGCGCGGCAGGTTCTTGGCGACGCGCTGGCCGCCGACGAGCCCCGTCGCGCCGCTGTCGCCGGTGCGCGTGTAAATTCGCGTGTACTTTGCCATGAATGTAAAGGCTTCGCCACGGCCTGATGAAGCCCGGCCAAAGGGACGCTTTTTGGACGAACGGGCCGCATGCTGCTAGCATGGCAACGGCGATGTATCTGACGGTGTCCATCGGCTTGCTCCTGATGCTGTTCTGGAAGTACGCTTCGTCGGAACGCGCCCGGCGCCGGCGCGGCTGGTCGTTCGACCGGGCCGAGCGCGCAGAAGATCGGGAGGGCGCGATGGTACGGAGCGCGTCGAACTCTCGCGGGTGGCGGTAGATCGCTCCGGAAGCCGAAGCCTATTGCGCGCTGCCGTTCAATCGACAGCTGCTCGCGCACGCCAACGGTCGAGAAACTCGCACAACTCGCCGTAGTTTGTGAAGTAGTGGCGCTGACCCGACGAGACGTGGGTCACCGAGGCGCGCCAAAGACTACGGACCATTCGATCGCTCTCAGACCAGATCCGAATGACGAACATCTCGTCGCGGGAACGGCGTTGCGTGCTGGCCATGTTCGTATTATCTGGGCCTCGCGTCCACAAACCGTCCAGGTGTGAAGGGCTCGGGGGATCGGTCCCCGACCGCCTTCGGAGGGTCCTGGACGCTGGATGGACGGGAGCCGGACGATAATTAACGATACAGGTCACCTAGATATGGAGCGATTGGTTATCCGGCTCTTTGGAGAGCCGGGAGCGTTCTTCGACGGTAAGCCGTGGAAATGGTCGGCTCCGCCGCGTTGTTTCCCATTGCTGGCGCTTTTGGGACTTGCGCGCGAGACACCGCCGACGCGGGCTTGGCTGGCATCGACGATGTGGCCCGAAGAGATCGAGTCGGACGCGCGATCGAACCTGCGGCGCCACCTTCACCGGCTAGCTCGGGCCCTGCCGCAAGTCGAAGGCGTCGAATGGATTCGCGGCGACGAGCGATCGATCGCGTGGAATGACGCGGCGCCGGCGCGGCTCGACGTTCGCGCGTTTGAAGAAGCCGTCGCCGATCCCGCGCGCCGCGCCGAGGCCGTCGAGATGTACCGCGGCGATTTGCTCGAGGGATTCTACGATGAATACATTTTGGCCGAACGAGAACGGCTGCGTACGCTGTATACCGACGCGCTCGCGGATCTGATCCGCGAAGCACGCGCAAAACGCGATCTGCCCTCGGCCGTCCGTTTTGCCGAGCGTTTGCTGGCCGAGGACGAATGGCGCGAAGACGCGCTGCGCGAGTGGATTTCGGCGAAATACGCTTCGGGCGATCGCTCGGGCGCGCTTGCCGGCTACGAGCGGTTCGCGCGCCGTTTGCGCGAGGAGTTTTCCTCCGAGCCGATGCCGGAAACGACGGCACTGCGCGACGCGGTGCGAGCCGGAATCGCGTTGCCCGACGATCCGCAAGACGTACTGGAACATTCGGTGTCCTCGCTTGCGGCCGTTCGATCCCCGTTCGTGGGGCGATCGGACGAGATGGAGAAGCTGCGCTCTGCGTGGACGCGCGCGGCGCGTAAGAGCGGAAGCGTGGCGTTCGTTTCGGGCGAGGCGGGTATCGGCAAATCGCGTCTCGTCGCCGAACTCGTAGCAATCGTGCGCGACCAAGGCGGCCACGCGCTCGTCGGAACGACGTCGAATCCGGAGGGCGAACCGTATCAGGCCGTTCTTTCGGCGCTGCGCGCGGGCTTGCCGAAAATCGCTCAGGCGCAACTCGATCGCGCGTGGCTCTCGTCGTTGGCCGGCGTTCTCCCCGAGATACACAGCCTTCGGCCCGACCTCAACGAAACCGAGGCGATCGAAAACGGCCGCGCGCGCGAGCGGCTGTTCGAGGCGTTCGTGCGAACCGTCGCGCAGCTCGGCGCGATGCGTCCGCTGTGCATCGTGCTGGAAGATCTGCACTGGGCCGGTCCCGCGACGATCGACGTACTGGCGGCGCTCGCGCGACGCGTGGGAACGCTGCCGGTGCTGGTCGTGGCGACGTACCGCAGCGAAGAATCGGCAACCGGCCATCCGTTACGGGAGTTGCGGACGCAGCTCGTGTCGGAGCGGCGTGCAATCGCCATTCCGCTCGAGCGCCTGTCGGAGTCGGACGTCACAAACGTGGTAAAGGCGCTCGCGGGCGACGATGCCGGCGCGACGCTCGGCGACAGCGTCGTGCGTTTGAGCGAAGGAAACCCGCTCTTCGTCGTGCAGCTGCTCGAGGGATATCGCGAGACGGGTGAAGTTCCCGACACCTCGCACGCGTTGCGCAGCGTCGGCGACGTCATCGGCGCACGCGCTAGCCGGCTGGACGACGAGGTACGTGCGGTCGCCGAAACCGCCGCGACGATCGGGCAGTCGTTTTCAGCCGACGTGGTCGCCGATATCGGCGGCTGGGACGAAAACGCCGTGCTGGACGCCGTAGGTGCGTTGATCGATCGTGCGCTCGTTCGCGAAAGTGGAAACGGATCGCTCGAATATGCATTCACGCACGCGTTGATCGCGGCGTCGATTTACGAGTGCTCCGATCCCGAGCAGCGAGCCGCGCGTCACCGGCGAGCGGCACAGGTTCTCCAACGGCGGCACGGCAGCGATCGCGCCGAAAAGGCGGCGATCGCGCGGCACTGGAACCTCGCCGGCGATGCGTCGCGCGCCGCGGCGGCGTACGTGACGGCGGCGCAGGCGGCGCTCGACGTGTACGCGCGCGAAGAAGCGATTTCACACGCGTATGCCGCCTTCGCTCTTGCACCGGACGACCGGCTGCGGTTTGAAGCGCTCGAGATCGCGTGCCGCACGCAGATCCGCACCGGCGTCGTCGAGCGTTGGAAGCGCGATGTAGATCGGCTGGTTAGAGTCGCGTCTTCGCTGGGAATTGACGAACAGTTTGCCGCGCTCAAGCTGCAGGAACGCTATGCAGCCCAGATCGTCGACTACTCACTCGAGCTATCGGCCGTCGACGCAATGTTTGCCCTGGCGAAACGCTCCGGAAACGAGGAGCATCTCGCGGAAGCGTATTATGCGCGCGGATTCTTGGAAGGCCAGCGCGGCGACGTCGGTGCCAGTCTCGCAACGCTCTCCACGGCACGCGAAATCGCGTCGAAGCTTCCCGTCGACGATCTCAACGCGCGGATCGGGCGGCAGTTCGTCAGCATGCTCGGGCGCTCGGGAAACCTCGCGCGGGCGCGGTCGGAACTCTCGGTGCAGCGCCAGCTGGTCGAGAGCGCAAACGCGTCGGCCGACCGGCGTTTGGATTTGCTGGCTTCCGAATCGACGCTCGCCGCGATGCTCGAAGACGGCGCGTGGATGGAGCGCATCGGAACCGAGATGATGTCGCTGGCGTGCACGATCGGTGACGAGTACCTCGAAGCACGCGCCTATGCGACGCTGGCCCACTCAGCGTACATGCGCCGCGATTTCGCCGCGATTCGCAGTAACTACGATCGGGCGATCGAGCACTTCACCAACGTCGGCGAGCTGCGCGCCGTACGGGTGACGTACATCAATCGCAGCGAGCTGGAGCTGCGCGTCGGACGCGTTGACGAAGCGATGCGATGGCTCGAAAAATGTTTATCGGGCGGGGATCAGCTGCACGGCCTCGACGGCGTCAGCGCGTATCGCCTCAACCGTATCGAGGCACTCTTGCTGCTCGGCCGCGCGCGCGAAGCGTTGGCCGAGGCACACGAGGCCTACGAACTGAGCTTGAGCGTCTCCGAGACGCGTTTCATGGATCAGGCGCTCACCGTGCTCGGCGCGGCCGAGTCGCTGACCGGGGACGTTGACGGTGCGGTCAAACATTTGAGCGAGGCGTTGGAAATGGCCCGTACGCGTGAGGCGTGGGGCGACTACGCAACGACGCTATGTTACCTCGTCGAGGCGTTGTTGAGCGCGGGGCGCATCGACGATGCACGCCGCTACGGCGATGGCCTCGAGGAAACGTTTTTGCACTATCATGCGCTGACGATTCATCCGACGCGGCTGTGCGCGACTTTGGCTCGCGTGGCCGAAGATTCCGGCGACGCGGCCGGCGCGCAGGTCTGGAGAACCCGCGGTTTGTCGTTGCTGGAGGCGGAGCTCAAGCGGTTCAGCGATCCAGCCGACGTCTCGGCGTATTCGTCGTTACCGTTTAATCGCGCGCTGCTCGAGGGCGCCGCGATGACGGCCTAAACGACCGCGGGCCGTTCGCGGCAGCGATCGATGAACTCGCAGAGCTCGCCATAGTTGGTGAAGTAGTGCCGCTCGCGGGACGTCACGTGCGTGACCTGCGCCCGCCAGCGTCCCGAAGGCTTGTCGCCGTCGTCTCGCCACATCCGAACGACGAAGAGATGGTCGCGTACCCGCGGGCGTTCGGCTTCACTCATGAAGCAATTGTAAAGAGACCGCCGTCCAGAACTCGTCCATATGGCCCGGCCGGGCGCAGGCGAAGCGCCGGTTTGGGTCAAAACGGGGCCGGTCATGTCCGATGGCTCCCACGTCCCCGTCGTTAAGGAGATCCCTCCGAAAGCGGCCGACCTCTCCGCGTGGTACACCGCCGCTTGCCTAAAGGCCGAGCTGGTGTCGTACTCGCCGGTGCGCGGCTGCGTCGTCCTGCGGCCCTACGGATTCGGTTTGTGGGAGAACCTGCAGCGCCATCTCGACGAGCGATTCAAAGCGACCGGCCACGAGAACGCGTACTTTCCGCTGCTGATTCCCGAATCGCTATTGATGAAGGAAGCGCAGCACGTGGAAGGCTTCGCGCCCGAAGTGGCGTGGGTAACGCAGGGCGGCCAGGAAGAGCTCACCGAGCGTTTGGCAATCCGGCCGACCTCTGAGGTCATCATCGGCACGATGTACGCACAGTGGGTCGAATCGTATCGCGATCTGCCGATCCTCATCAATCAGTGGGCCAACGTCGTGCGGTGGGAGAAGGCGACGCGTCCGTTCTTGCGGACGATGGAGTTTCTCTGGCAGGAAGGTCACACGGCGCACGC
Protein-coding regions in this window:
- a CDS encoding AAA family ATPase codes for the protein MERLVIRLFGEPGAFFDGKPWKWSAPPRCFPLLALLGLARETPPTRAWLASTMWPEEIESDARSNLRRHLHRLARALPQVEGVEWIRGDERSIAWNDAAPARLDVRAFEEAVADPARRAEAVEMYRGDLLEGFYDEYILAERERLRTLYTDALADLIREARAKRDLPSAVRFAERLLAEDEWREDALREWISAKYASGDRSGALAGYERFARRLREEFSSEPMPETTALRDAVRAGIALPDDPQDVLEHSVSSLAAVRSPFVGRSDEMEKLRSAWTRAARKSGSVAFVSGEAGIGKSRLVAELVAIVRDQGGHALVGTTSNPEGEPYQAVLSALRAGLPKIAQAQLDRAWLSSLAGVLPEIHSLRPDLNETEAIENGRARERLFEAFVRTVAQLGAMRPLCIVLEDLHWAGPATIDVLAALARRVGTLPVLVVATYRSEESATGHPLRELRTQLVSERRAIAIPLERLSESDVTNVVKALAGDDAGATLGDSVVRLSEGNPLFVVQLLEGYRETGEVPDTSHALRSVGDVIGARASRLDDEVRAVAETAATIGQSFSADVVADIGGWDENAVLDAVGALIDRALVRESGNGSLEYAFTHALIAASIYECSDPEQRAARHRRAAQVLQRRHGSDRAEKAAIARHWNLAGDASRAAAAYVTAAQAALDVYAREEAISHAYAAFALAPDDRLRFEALEIACRTQIRTGVVERWKRDVDRLVRVASSLGIDEQFAALKLQERYAAQIVDYSLELSAVDAMFALAKRSGNEEHLAEAYYARGFLEGQRGDVGASLATLSTAREIASKLPVDDLNARIGRQFVSMLGRSGNLARARSELSVQRQLVESANASADRRLDLLASESTLAAMLEDGAWMERIGTEMMSLACTIGDEYLEARAYATLAHSAYMRRDFAAIRSNYDRAIEHFTNVGELRAVRVTYINRSELELRVGRVDEAMRWLEKCLSGGDQLHGLDGVSAYRLNRIEALLLLGRAREALAEAHEAYELSLSVSETRFMDQALTVLGAAESLTGDVDGAVKHLSEALEMARTREAWGDYATTLCYLVEALLSAGRIDDARRYGDGLEETFLHYHALTIHPTRLCATLARVAEDSGDAAGAQVWRTRGLSLLEAELKRFSDPADVSAYSSLPFNRALLEGAAMTA